One window of the Ictidomys tridecemlineatus isolate mIctTri1 chromosome 11, mIctTri1.hap1, whole genome shotgun sequence genome contains the following:
- the Syf2 gene encoding pre-mRNA-splicing factor SYF2 isoform X2: MAAAAEVEQVPVDRAEEGLRTAAEELAAQKREQRLRKFRELHLKRNEARKLNHQEVVEEDKRLKLPANWEAKKARLEWELQEEEKKKECAARGEDYEKVKLLEISAEDAERWERKKKRKNPDLGFSDYAAAQLRQYHRLTKQIKPDMETYERLREKHGEEFFPTSNSLLHGTHVPSTEEIDRMVMDLEKQIEKRDKYSRRRPYNDDADIDYINERNAKFNKKAERFYGKYTAETKQNLERGTAV; this comes from the exons ATGGCGGCTGCGGCTGAAGTCGAACAG GTGCCGGTGGACCGCGCTGAGGAGGGGCTCCGCACAGCGGCGGAGGAGCTGGCCGCCCAGAAGCGCGAACAGAGGCTGCGCAAATTCCGGGAGCTGCATCTGAAGCGC AATGAAGCTCGTAAATTGAATCACCAGGAAGTTGTGGAAGAAGATAAAAGACTTAAGTTGCCTGCAAACTGGGAAGCCAAAAAGGCTCGTTTAGAATGGGAActgcaggaagaagaaaagaaaaag GAGTGTGCAGCAAGAGGGGAAGACTATGAGAAGGTGAAGTTGCTGGAGATCAGTGCAGAAGATGCAGAAAGgtgggagaggaaaaagaaaaggaaaaatcctgACCTGGGATTTTCAG attaTGCTGCTGCCCAGTTACGCCAATATCATCGGTTGACAAAGCAGATCAAACCTGACATGGAAACCTATGAACGACTGAGGGAAAAACA TGGAGAAGAGTTTTTTCCGACGTCCAACAGCCTCCTTCATGGGACACACGTGCCTTCCACAGAGGAGATTGACAGAATGGTCATGGACCTGGAGAAACA AATTGAAAAACGAGACAAATATAGCCGGAGACGTCCCTACAATGATGACGCGGACATCGACTACATCAACGAGAGGAACGCCAAGTTCAACAAGAAGGCCGAGCGGTTCTACGGGAAGTACACGGCCGAGACCAAACAGAACCTGGAAAGAGGAACGGCTGTCTGA
- the Syf2 gene encoding pre-mRNA-splicing factor SYF2 isoform X1: MAAAAEVEQQVPVDRAEEGLRTAAEELAAQKREQRLRKFRELHLKRNEARKLNHQEVVEEDKRLKLPANWEAKKARLEWELQEEEKKKECAARGEDYEKVKLLEISAEDAERWERKKKRKNPDLGFSDYAAAQLRQYHRLTKQIKPDMETYERLREKHGEEFFPTSNSLLHGTHVPSTEEIDRMVMDLEKQIEKRDKYSRRRPYNDDADIDYINERNAKFNKKAERFYGKYTAETKQNLERGTAV, encoded by the exons ATGGCGGCTGCGGCTGAAGTCGAACAG CAGGTGCCGGTGGACCGCGCTGAGGAGGGGCTCCGCACAGCGGCGGAGGAGCTGGCCGCCCAGAAGCGCGAACAGAGGCTGCGCAAATTCCGGGAGCTGCATCTGAAGCGC AATGAAGCTCGTAAATTGAATCACCAGGAAGTTGTGGAAGAAGATAAAAGACTTAAGTTGCCTGCAAACTGGGAAGCCAAAAAGGCTCGTTTAGAATGGGAActgcaggaagaagaaaagaaaaag GAGTGTGCAGCAAGAGGGGAAGACTATGAGAAGGTGAAGTTGCTGGAGATCAGTGCAGAAGATGCAGAAAGgtgggagaggaaaaagaaaaggaaaaatcctgACCTGGGATTTTCAG attaTGCTGCTGCCCAGTTACGCCAATATCATCGGTTGACAAAGCAGATCAAACCTGACATGGAAACCTATGAACGACTGAGGGAAAAACA TGGAGAAGAGTTTTTTCCGACGTCCAACAGCCTCCTTCATGGGACACACGTGCCTTCCACAGAGGAGATTGACAGAATGGTCATGGACCTGGAGAAACA AATTGAAAAACGAGACAAATATAGCCGGAGACGTCCCTACAATGATGACGCGGACATCGACTACATCAACGAGAGGAACGCCAAGTTCAACAAGAAGGCCGAGCGGTTCTACGGGAAGTACACGGCCGAGACCAAACAGAACCTGGAAAGAGGAACGGCTGTCTGA